A window of the Deinococcus gobiensis I-0 genome harbors these coding sequences:
- a CDS encoding ABC transporter substrate-binding protein: MKKVAAILGLTTALAAASQGSAVTVTLACGTVGQELQLCKDGAARWAKKTGNEVKIFESPNLTNDRLGLYQQQLAARSSDIDVYQLDIVWPGLLGQHFVDLKSKVPQSEQNGFFKGILDANTVNGKLVSLPWFTDAGLLFYRTDLLKKYGYSAPPKTWAELATMAKKVQDGEQKTNKTFAGYVWQGKNYEGLTCDALEWVSSFGGGTIVDSTGKVTINNSKAAAALDAAASWVRNVSPQGVTTYDEEAARGIFQSGNAMFMRNWPYAWANGQSDDSKVKGKIGAAPLPAGPGGKPAATLGGWNLGVSMYSKNQAAAIDLVRYLTSPTEQKIRAIEGSYNPTLPALYKDSAVLKANPFFGSLYGVFTSAVARPSGPTKDKYNQVSQAFSGAVSDVLTGKSKGQAAVAKLSTDLARIKGRGW, translated from the coding sequence ATGAAAAAAGTCGCCGCCATCCTCGGTCTCACCACCGCCCTCGCCGCCGCCAGCCAGGGCAGCGCCGTCACCGTGACCCTCGCCTGCGGGACCGTGGGCCAGGAACTCCAGCTGTGCAAGGACGGCGCCGCGCGCTGGGCCAAGAAGACCGGCAACGAGGTCAAGATCTTCGAGAGCCCCAACCTCACCAACGACCGCCTGGGCCTGTACCAGCAGCAGCTCGCCGCGCGCAGCAGCGACATCGACGTGTACCAGCTCGACATCGTGTGGCCCGGCCTGCTCGGCCAGCACTTCGTGGACCTCAAGAGCAAGGTGCCCCAGTCCGAGCAGAACGGCTTCTTCAAGGGCATCCTCGACGCCAACACCGTGAACGGCAAACTGGTGTCGCTGCCCTGGTTCACCGACGCGGGCCTGCTGTTCTACCGCACGGACCTGCTCAAGAAGTACGGCTACAGCGCGCCTCCCAAGACCTGGGCCGAACTCGCCACCATGGCGAAGAAGGTGCAGGACGGCGAGCAGAAGACCAACAAGACCTTCGCCGGCTACGTGTGGCAGGGCAAGAACTACGAGGGCCTGACCTGTGACGCCCTGGAATGGGTCTCGTCTTTCGGCGGCGGCACCATCGTGGACAGCACCGGCAAGGTGACCATCAACAACTCGAAGGCGGCGGCGGCGCTCGACGCGGCGGCCAGCTGGGTGCGCAACGTCAGCCCGCAGGGCGTCACGACCTACGACGAGGAAGCGGCCCGCGGCATCTTCCAGTCGGGCAACGCCATGTTCATGCGCAACTGGCCCTACGCCTGGGCCAACGGCCAGAGCGACGACAGCAAGGTCAAGGGCAAGATCGGCGCCGCGCCCCTGCCCGCCGGCCCCGGTGGCAAGCCTGCCGCCACCCTCGGCGGCTGGAACCTCGGCGTGAGCATGTACTCCAAGAACCAGGCCGCCGCGATCGACCTCGTGCGCTACCTGACCAGCCCCACCGAGCAGAAGATCCGCGCCATCGAGGGCAGCTACAACCCCACCCTGCCCGCCCTCTACAAGGACTCGGCGGTCCTCAAGGCCAACCCCTTCTTCGGCAGCCTGTACGGCGTGTTCACCAGCGCGGTGGCCCGTCCCTCCGGCCCGACCAAGGACAAGTACAACCAGGTCTCGCAGGCCTTCAGCGGCGCCGTGAGCGACGTGCTCACCGGCAAGTCCAAGGGCCAGGCCGCCGTCGCCAAGCTCTCGACCGACCTCGCCCGCATCAAGGGCCGCGGCTGGTAA
- the hpt gene encoding hypoxanthine phosphoribosyltransferase, whose protein sequence is MSLAPGNGPVQISPEQLRARISELAARIREDYAGKEPHLICVLNGAFMFHTDLVRALGMTCTIDFMQTSSYGNAKQSSGEVKLVKDLQFPLSDRHVILVDDIVDTGITMNYLLHYLQGRGPASLKVAALLSKPSRRKVEVPVEYLGFTIPDAFVYGYGLDRSQYDRNLPFITSQE, encoded by the coding sequence ATGAGCCTCGCTCCCGGCAACGGCCCCGTCCAGATTTCGCCTGAACAACTGCGCGCACGCATCAGTGAGCTCGCCGCCCGCATCCGCGAGGATTACGCGGGCAAGGAGCCGCACCTGATCTGCGTGCTCAACGGCGCGTTCATGTTCCACACCGACCTCGTGCGGGCGCTCGGCATGACCTGCACCATCGACTTCATGCAGACGAGCAGCTACGGCAACGCCAAGCAGAGCAGCGGCGAGGTCAAGCTCGTCAAGGACCTGCAGTTCCCGCTCAGCGACCGCCACGTGATCCTGGTGGACGACATCGTGGACACCGGCATCACCATGAACTACCTGCTGCACTACCTCCAGGGACGCGGCCCGGCCAGCCTGAAGGTCGCCGCGCTGCTCAGCAAGCCCAGCCGCCGCAAGGTCGAGGTGCCGGTCGAGTACCTGGGGTTCACCATTCCCGACGCGTTCGTCTACGGCTACGGGCTGGACCGCTCGCAGTACGACCGCAACCTGCCCTTCATCACCAGCCAGGAATAA
- the trpC gene encoding indole-3-glycerol phosphate synthase TrpC, with translation MTAVRDVDFSKVPGVLGRIVAGRVQDYRDADPDLGAPRAGERRFEAALRGPSLSLIAEVKRASPSEGAIAPLDPATAARAYEQGGASAISCLTEPRHFDGHLGALREVVGAVALPVLRKDFVVHPAMLREAADYGASAALLMVSVLGEAVGEYLEMAHHLGLDALVEVHDERELDIALGSGARILGVNNRDLTTLNIDLAVSPRLIRRARGAGFGGVLVAESGYRTAADLGPVRDLADAVLVGSSLARSGDLARATRELLAP, from the coding sequence ATGACCGCTGTGCGCGACGTGGATTTCAGCAAGGTGCCGGGAGTGCTCGGCCGCATCGTGGCCGGACGGGTGCAGGATTACCGGGACGCCGACCCCGACCTGGGGGCGCCCCGGGCGGGCGAGCGGCGCTTCGAGGCCGCGCTGCGTGGCCCCAGCCTGTCGCTCATCGCCGAGGTCAAGCGGGCCAGCCCCAGCGAGGGCGCCATCGCGCCGCTGGACCCCGCCACCGCCGCGCGCGCCTATGAGCAGGGCGGCGCTTCGGCCATCAGCTGCCTGACCGAGCCGCGCCACTTCGACGGCCATCTGGGGGCGCTGCGCGAGGTGGTCGGGGCCGTGGCGTTGCCGGTGCTGCGCAAGGACTTCGTGGTCCACCCGGCCATGCTGCGCGAGGCCGCCGACTACGGGGCCTCGGCCGCCCTCCTGATGGTCAGTGTGCTGGGCGAGGCGGTGGGGGAGTACCTGGAGATGGCCCACCACCTGGGCCTCGACGCGCTGGTGGAGGTCCATGACGAGCGCGAGCTGGACATCGCCCTGGGCAGCGGCGCGCGCATCCTGGGCGTGAACAACCGCGACCTGACCACCCTGAATATCGACCTCGCGGTGAGCCCCCGCCTCATCCGCCGGGCGCGGGGCGCGGGCTTCGGGGGCGTGCTCGTGGCCGAGAGCGGCTACCGCACCGCCGCCGACCTCGGCCCGGTACGGGACCTGGCCGACGCCGTGCTGGTCGGCAGTAGCCTGGCCCGCAGCGGTGACCTCGCCCGCGCGACCCGCGAGCTGCTGGCCCCTTGA
- a CDS encoding MBL fold metallo-hydrolase — MSPGTLTFLGTADSKGVPRFWCACPVCAEARDTGLNRRTRTALLVRTGDRVALLDAGPDLHAQLARLPGPLVPDLAVFSHAHNDHILGLGDLLDYRSYDLGTLPMYAPAAVAEQIAGRFAYAFRAEAPVQALPPEGLEIGGLRLELFEVPHGANGRSHAFALSRPGWRGVVMTDAIDVPPEVAARWLDGLDLLVLGTSFVDESAAEHTGRSVYDVREALTLPWARAARRVVLTHLSHDVDVRRVSLPPGWQFAREGLGVEL; from the coding sequence TTGAGCCCCGGTACGCTGACCTTCCTGGGCACGGCCGACAGCAAGGGCGTACCGCGCTTCTGGTGTGCCTGCCCGGTCTGTGCCGAGGCGCGGGACACCGGCCTCAACCGCCGCACCCGCACGGCGCTGCTGGTGCGGACCGGGGACCGGGTGGCCCTGCTCGACGCGGGGCCGGACCTGCACGCCCAGCTCGCGCGGCTGCCGGGGCCGCTGGTGCCCGACCTCGCGGTGTTCTCGCACGCGCACAACGACCACATTCTGGGGCTGGGCGACCTGCTCGATTACCGCAGCTACGACCTGGGCACCTTGCCGATGTACGCCCCGGCGGCGGTGGCCGAACAGATCGCCGGGCGTTTCGCCTACGCCTTCCGGGCCGAGGCGCCGGTGCAGGCCCTGCCGCCGGAGGGGCTGGAGATCGGGGGGCTGCGCCTGGAACTGTTCGAGGTGCCGCATGGGGCCAACGGCCGCAGCCACGCCTTCGCCCTCTCGCGGCCCGGCTGGCGCGGCGTGGTCATGACCGACGCCATCGACGTGCCGCCGGAAGTCGCTGCGCGCTGGCTGGACGGCCTCGACCTGCTGGTGCTGGGCACCTCCTTCGTGGACGAGTCGGCGGCCGAGCACACGGGCCGCAGCGTGTACGACGTGCGCGAGGCCCTGACGCTGCCCTGGGCGCGCGCGGCGCGGCGGGTCGTCCTGACCCACCTGTCGCACGACGTGGACGTGCGCCGCGTGTCCCTGCCGCCGGGCTGGCAGTTCGCGCGCGAGGGCCTGGGCGTAGAGCTGTAA
- a CDS encoding carbohydrate ABC transporter permease: MDLKRTNPGLYYLQRTLFYLLVIVIAVYLLFPFLWAVLTSFRGSGDLFLPPLQFIQAPTTLSNYAQVFANPSFQRGLLFSLIVAVGSVLVSLLFGSFAAYALGRFRFKGKQLIMYIILAVSVFPQIAVLGGLFTLIRTFELFNNPLGLILSYLIFTIPFTVWVLTSFVRDIPGELEEAALVDGASPLQTLFKVLFPVMMPALVTTGLLAFINAWNEYLFALTFTSSNRTVPVVIANYSGASQYDQPWGPIMAASIVVTIPLIALVLIFQRNIVSGLTAGAVKG; encoded by the coding sequence ATGGACCTGAAACGTACCAACCCGGGGCTGTACTACCTCCAGCGCACCCTGTTCTACCTGCTGGTCATCGTGATCGCCGTGTACCTGCTCTTTCCCTTCCTGTGGGCCGTCCTGACGAGCTTCCGGGGATCGGGCGACCTGTTCCTGCCGCCGCTGCAGTTCATCCAGGCCCCCACCACCCTGTCGAACTACGCGCAGGTGTTCGCCAACCCCAGCTTTCAGCGCGGGCTACTGTTCAGCCTGATCGTGGCAGTGGGCAGCGTGCTCGTCAGCCTGCTGTTCGGGTCTTTCGCGGCCTACGCGCTGGGCCGTTTCCGCTTCAAGGGCAAGCAGCTCATCATGTACATCATCCTGGCGGTCAGCGTCTTTCCGCAGATCGCGGTGCTGGGCGGCCTCTTCACCCTGATCCGCACCTTCGAGCTGTTCAACAACCCGCTGGGCCTGATCCTCTCGTACCTGATCTTCACCATTCCCTTCACGGTGTGGGTGCTGACCAGCTTCGTGCGCGACATTCCCGGCGAGCTGGAGGAAGCCGCGCTGGTGGACGGCGCGAGCCCGCTCCAGACCTTGTTCAAGGTGCTGTTCCCCGTGATGATGCCCGCGCTGGTCACGACCGGCCTGCTGGCCTTCATCAACGCCTGGAACGAGTACCTGTTCGCCCTGACCTTCACGAGCTCCAACCGCACGGTGCCCGTCGTGATCGCCAACTACTCGGGCGCGTCGCAGTACGACCAGCCCTGGGGACCCATCATGGCCGCGAGCATCGTGGTGACCATTCCGCTCATCGCGCTCGTGCTGATCTTCCAGCGCAACATCGTCTCGGGCCTGACCGCCGGGGCCGTGAAAGGCTGA
- the acnA gene encoding aconitate hydratase AcnA — MADQAMNLFGTRDTLKVQSGQTLYFYNLNKLQGFDVTRLPVSIKVLLESVLREANDYDVRREDVETVAKWSAENPEVEIPFKPARVILQDFTGVPAVVDLAAMRTAMVSLGGDPRKINPLIPVDLVIDHSVQVDEFGTDFALANNMALEFERNRERYEFLRWGQQAFDNFGVVPPASGIVHQVNLEYLAKGVQSRPEDDGVVVYPDSLVGTDSHTTMINGLGIVGWGVGGIEAEAVMLGQPIYMLMPEVIGFKITGAMPGGATATDLALRVTEMLRQKGVVGKFVEFYGAGLSNMTLPDRATIANMAPEYGATMGFFPVDEEALRYLRRTGRLEDEIELVEAYYKAQGMFRTDETPDPVFTDTIELDLSTIVPSLAGPKRPQDRVNLDAMHTVFAEALTAPVKQRGFELGQEALGAQGTIGGTDIQIGHGAVTLASITSCTNTSNPSVLIAAGLVAKKAVEKGLKSKPWVKTSLAPGSRVVTEYLEAAGLQSYLDQIGFNTVGYGCMTCIGNSGPLPEPVVQAIQEGDLVVASVLSGNRNFEGRVNPHIKANYLASPPLVVAYALAGTVVNDISNDPIGTDGEGQPVYLADIWPSSAEIQTVMDSAINADMFKRVYDGIEQSNKDWNAIPVAEGALYDWKEDSTYIQNPPFFENLAGGPSEIVDIKGARALVKVADSVTTDHISPAGSFKSDTPAGRFLVERGIAPKDFNSYGSRRGNDRIMTRGTFANIRLKNQLAPGTEGGFTTNFLNGEVTSIYDASVAYKEAGIPLVVFAGKDYGMGSSRDWAAKGTFLLGARAVVAESFERIHRSNLVGMGVLPLQYKNGDTAESLGIQGDETFDFILPADLKPRQDVTVRVTGKDGQSRDIVVQCRIDTPVEIDYYKNGGILQTVLRGILAKSKGEVKA, encoded by the coding sequence ATGGCGGACCAGGCGATGAACCTTTTTGGCACGCGCGACACACTCAAGGTGCAGAGCGGCCAGACCCTTTACTTCTACAACCTCAACAAGCTTCAGGGCTTCGACGTCACGCGCCTGCCGGTGAGCATCAAGGTGCTGCTCGAAAGCGTGCTGCGCGAGGCCAACGACTACGACGTGCGCCGTGAGGACGTCGAGACCGTCGCCAAGTGGAGCGCCGAGAACCCCGAGGTCGAGATTCCCTTCAAGCCCGCGCGCGTGATCCTGCAGGACTTCACGGGTGTGCCGGCGGTCGTGGACCTCGCGGCCATGCGCACGGCGATGGTCAGCCTGGGCGGCGACCCCAGAAAGATCAACCCGCTGATCCCGGTGGACCTCGTGATCGACCACTCGGTGCAGGTCGACGAGTTCGGCACCGACTTCGCCCTCGCCAACAACATGGCGCTGGAGTTCGAGCGCAACCGCGAGCGCTACGAGTTCCTCAGGTGGGGCCAGCAGGCCTTCGACAACTTCGGCGTGGTGCCGCCCGCCTCGGGCATCGTGCACCAGGTCAACCTGGAGTACCTGGCCAAGGGCGTGCAGAGCCGCCCCGAGGACGACGGCGTCGTCGTGTACCCCGACAGCCTCGTGGGCACCGACTCGCACACCACCATGATCAACGGCCTGGGCATCGTGGGCTGGGGCGTCGGCGGCATCGAGGCCGAGGCCGTCATGCTGGGCCAGCCCATCTATATGCTCATGCCCGAAGTCATCGGCTTCAAGATCACGGGCGCGATGCCCGGCGGCGCGACCGCGACCGACCTCGCCCTGCGCGTGACCGAGATGCTGCGCCAGAAGGGCGTGGTGGGCAAGTTCGTCGAGTTCTACGGTGCGGGCCTGAGCAACATGACCCTGCCCGACCGCGCGACCATCGCCAACATGGCCCCCGAATACGGCGCCACGATGGGCTTTTTCCCGGTAGACGAGGAAGCGCTGCGCTACCTGCGCCGCACCGGCCGCCTGGAAGACGAGATTGAACTGGTCGAGGCCTACTACAAGGCCCAGGGCATGTTCCGCACCGACGAGACGCCCGACCCGGTGTTCACCGACACCATCGAACTCGACCTCTCGACCATCGTGCCGAGCCTCGCCGGCCCCAAGCGCCCGCAGGACCGCGTGAACCTCGACGCCATGCACACCGTGTTCGCCGAGGCGCTCACCGCGCCCGTCAAGCAGCGCGGCTTCGAGCTGGGCCAGGAAGCGCTGGGCGCCCAGGGCACCATCGGCGGCACCGACATTCAAATCGGGCACGGCGCCGTGACGCTCGCCTCCATCACGTCCTGCACGAACACCTCGAACCCCAGCGTGCTCATCGCCGCCGGTCTGGTCGCCAAGAAGGCCGTCGAGAAGGGCCTGAAGAGCAAGCCCTGGGTCAAGACCAGCCTCGCGCCCGGCTCGCGCGTCGTGACCGAGTACCTCGAAGCGGCGGGGCTCCAGAGCTACCTCGACCAGATCGGCTTCAACACGGTGGGCTACGGCTGCATGACCTGCATCGGCAACTCCGGCCCGCTGCCCGAGCCCGTCGTGCAGGCGATCCAGGAAGGCGACCTCGTGGTGGCGTCGGTGCTCTCGGGCAACCGCAACTTCGAAGGCCGCGTGAACCCGCACATTAAGGCCAACTACCTCGCCTCGCCGCCCCTGGTGGTCGCCTACGCCCTGGCCGGGACGGTCGTGAACGACATTTCCAACGACCCCATCGGCACGGACGGCGAAGGCCAGCCGGTGTACCTCGCCGACATCTGGCCCAGCAGCGCCGAGATCCAGACGGTGATGGACAGCGCCATCAACGCCGACATGTTCAAGCGGGTCTACGACGGCATCGAGCAGAGCAACAAGGACTGGAACGCGATTCCGGTGGCCGAGGGCGCGCTGTACGACTGGAAGGAAGACAGCACCTACATCCAGAACCCGCCCTTCTTCGAGAACCTCGCGGGCGGCCCCAGCGAGATCGTGGACATCAAGGGCGCGCGCGCGCTGGTCAAGGTCGCCGACTCGGTCACGACCGACCACATCAGCCCCGCCGGTTCCTTCAAGTCCGACACCCCCGCCGGCCGCTTCCTGGTCGAGCGCGGCATCGCGCCCAAGGACTTCAACTCCTACGGCTCGCGCCGCGGCAACGACCGCATCATGACGCGCGGCACCTTCGCCAACATCCGCCTGAAGAACCAGCTCGCCCCCGGCACCGAAGGCGGTTTCACCACCAACTTCCTGAACGGCGAAGTGACGAGCATCTACGACGCCTCGGTCGCCTACAAGGAAGCGGGCATTCCGCTCGTCGTGTTCGCGGGCAAGGACTACGGCATGGGCTCCAGCCGCGACTGGGCCGCCAAGGGTACCTTCCTGCTGGGCGCGCGCGCAGTCGTGGCCGAAAGCTTCGAGCGCATCCACCGCTCGAACCTTGTGGGCATGGGCGTGCTGCCCCTCCAGTACAAGAACGGCGACACGGCCGAGAGCCTGGGCATCCAGGGCGACGAGACCTTCGACTTCATCCTGCCCGCCGACCTCAAGCCTCGTCAGGACGTGACGGTGCGCGTGACGGGCAAGGACGGCCAGAGCCGCGACATCGTGGTGCAGTGCCGCATCGACACGCCGGTCGAGATCGACTACTACAAGAACGGCGGTATCCTCCAGACCGTGCTGCGCGGCATCCTCGCCAAGAGCAAGGGCGAAGTGAAGGCCTGA
- a CDS encoding carbohydrate ABC transporter permease, producing the protein MTVNAPAPAPAARPVKTRGIEAARARQAIWLLLPTLIVIALVAGYPLYRTIFFAFHEANLTTPDQATFIGAGNFWFTNEDGIGLGFLQDPRWWQSVKNTLLFTVVSVALETVLGMIIALVVNSAFRGRAFLRTAMLVPWAIPTVVSAQMWAYMYNDSFGLIGRGVLGGQALLASPDSAVWAMIAVDVWKTTSFMALLILAGLQSLPSDMYEAADMDGASKATQFWRLTLPLLRPALLVALVFRSLDALRVFDIMYVMLGANNAASTSMTGYARLQLIDNSLLGLGSAVSVAIFLIIMVIVVVYVTAFRVKFD; encoded by the coding sequence ATGACTGTCAACGCCCCCGCCCCCGCCCCGGCCGCGCGCCCGGTCAAGACCCGCGGCATCGAGGCCGCCCGCGCCCGGCAGGCCATCTGGCTGCTGCTGCCCACCTTGATCGTCATCGCGCTGGTGGCCGGGTACCCGCTGTACCGCACCATCTTCTTCGCCTTTCACGAGGCCAACCTGACCACCCCGGACCAGGCGACCTTCATCGGCGCCGGCAACTTCTGGTTCACCAACGAGGACGGCATCGGCCTGGGCTTCCTGCAGGACCCGCGCTGGTGGCAGTCGGTGAAAAACACCCTGCTGTTCACGGTCGTCTCGGTGGCGCTGGAGACGGTGCTGGGCATGATCATCGCGCTGGTGGTCAACAGCGCCTTCCGGGGCCGGGCCTTCCTGCGCACCGCCATGCTGGTGCCCTGGGCCATTCCGACCGTCGTGTCGGCGCAGATGTGGGCCTACATGTACAACGACTCCTTCGGCCTGATCGGGCGCGGCGTCCTGGGCGGCCAGGCGCTGCTCGCCAGCCCCGACTCGGCGGTGTGGGCCATGATCGCCGTGGACGTGTGGAAGACCACCTCGTTCATGGCGCTGCTCATCCTGGCCGGGCTTCAGAGCCTGCCCAGCGACATGTACGAGGCCGCCGATATGGACGGCGCGAGCAAGGCCACGCAGTTCTGGCGGCTGACGCTGCCGCTGCTGCGCCCGGCCCTGCTCGTGGCGCTGGTGTTCCGCAGCCTGGACGCCCTGCGCGTGTTCGACATCATGTACGTGATGCTGGGGGCCAACAACGCCGCGAGCACCTCCATGACCGGCTACGCGAGGTTGCAGCTCATCGACAACTCGCTGCTGGGTCTGGGCAGCGCCGTGTCGGTGGCGATCTTCCTGATCATCATGGTCATCGTCGTGGTGTACGTCACCGCCTTCCGCGTGAAGTTCGACTGA
- the arsB gene encoding arsenical efflux pump membrane protein ArsB, with translation MLAVLILVVTVALVIWRPGGYAEAWFALAGAALALVTGVVHVSDLPTLWNATWNATLTLVALIALSLLLDAAGLFRWAALHVARWGGGSGRRLLALLVVFTAVVAAVFANDGGVLILTPIVLELASALKLDRAATVAFALAVGFVVDAASLPLPISNLTNIIAADHFGWNFAEYVRVMLPVNLAVVVACLVTLLLVYGRTLPKRYDLGELPTPGDAVRSWGVFRAGWVALGALLVGVFTAERLGVPLSAVVGACAAGVALVAARSRAVQTWAVLRRAPWGVVVFSLGMYAVVYGLRGAGVTGLYGDWMAAQAEHGRLAAVLAPGLSVAALSAGLNNLPALLTALLGLDHIQSASRDLLGYAALVGADIGPKLTPIGSLATLLWLHILRGRDVEVGWGEYLKAGLILTPPVLLVGLLTLWLVY, from the coding sequence ATGCTGGCCGTCCTGATTCTGGTCGTGACCGTGGCCCTGGTGATCTGGCGGCCCGGCGGATATGCCGAGGCGTGGTTCGCGCTGGCCGGCGCGGCGCTGGCCCTCGTGACCGGCGTGGTGCATGTGAGCGACCTGCCTACCCTGTGGAACGCCACCTGGAACGCCACGCTGACCCTGGTGGCCCTCATCGCCCTGAGCCTGCTGCTCGACGCGGCGGGACTGTTTCGCTGGGCCGCGCTGCACGTCGCGCGCTGGGGCGGAGGCAGCGGGCGGCGGCTGCTCGCGCTGCTGGTGGTGTTCACGGCGGTGGTCGCGGCGGTCTTCGCCAACGACGGCGGCGTGCTCATCCTCACGCCCATCGTGCTGGAACTGGCCTCGGCCCTGAAGCTCGACCGCGCCGCCACGGTCGCCTTCGCGCTCGCGGTGGGCTTCGTGGTGGACGCGGCCAGCCTGCCGCTGCCGATCTCCAACCTGACCAACATCATCGCCGCCGACCACTTCGGCTGGAACTTCGCCGAGTACGTGCGGGTCATGCTGCCGGTGAACCTCGCGGTGGTCGTCGCCTGCCTGGTCACGCTGCTGCTCGTGTACGGCCGCACGCTGCCCAAACGCTACGACCTGGGCGAGCTGCCCACCCCGGGAGACGCCGTGCGCTCGTGGGGCGTGTTCCGGGCGGGCTGGGTGGCGCTCGGCGCGCTGCTCGTCGGGGTCTTCACGGCCGAGCGCCTGGGCGTGCCGCTCTCGGCGGTGGTGGGGGCCTGCGCCGCCGGGGTCGCCCTGGTGGCCGCGCGCAGCCGCGCCGTGCAGACCTGGGCGGTCCTGCGCCGCGCGCCCTGGGGCGTGGTGGTCTTCAGCCTGGGCATGTACGCGGTGGTGTACGGCCTGCGCGGCGCAGGCGTGACCGGGCTGTACGGCGACTGGATGGCCGCCCAGGCCGAACACGGCCGCCTGGCCGCCGTGCTGGCCCCCGGCCTGAGCGTCGCCGCCCTGAGCGCGGGCCTGAACAACCTGCCCGCCCTGCTCACGGCGCTGCTGGGCCTGGACCATATCCAGTCGGCCAGCCGCGACCTGCTGGGCTACGCCGCCCTGGTCGGCGCGGACATCGGCCCCAAGCTCACGCCCATCGGCTCGCTCGCCACGCTGCTGTGGCTGCATATCCTGCGCGGGCGGGACGTCGAGGTGGGCTGGGGCGAGTACCTCAAGGCCGGCCTGATCCTGACGCCCCCGGTGCTACTGGTCGGGCTGCTGACGCTGTGGCTGGTGTACTAG